GTAGAAGAAGAAAGATTAAATCTTCATGTTGTAATTCAATTTCAACAGTAAAAATACTAAGGTTTTTCATTTAAAAAATTTCTCTACTTCGACTTTTATTATGGTTCCTAACCTTTTATTGACATCATGTGAAATATGGACTTAAAAATACGCACACACATTCTCTCCTCCTGACATAAATATTACACATGTTTATACTCTTTCCATTTCATTCTACATATATCCTAATACATAATACATATCTCAGTCCATTTTAGTACATCGAAAGTACCATGTAGTAACTATTcatgaagaaaacaaaaataatataaacgtAAAATATTTCAGTAATCTTAATTTCTTATGTAAAAAGTGCAGTCAATAACCTTCAATTGGGCTAATGATGTTGTGATAAGTGGCTTACTATCAATCAACAGCCAGCTAACACATATTGTGTTCAATAGCTGCAACAACGTGATGGTTCGAAATGTAAGAATAATAGCCCCCGATCAGAGCCCAAACACCGATGGCATTCATGTTCAATCATCAACTGGGGTTACTATCATAAATAGTAGAATCAAAACTGGAGATGACTGTATATCTATTGGACCTGGCACTAGAAATCTTTGGATGGAGAACATTCTCTGTGGACCTGGACATGGTGTTAGGTAAGCACTTCATGTTACTACCATGACCGTATAGCGACAatcatatttaaaagcttaaactATTGAAAAGATTatgctttatttatttaattatgtttaGAGCAATTGTATCactttcaagcctaattctttcTTATGAGTCAAGCATGCagaaattctttatttttttattttattttataaaggaCAACGAGGAGACTCGAACCAATAATTTTTATCTACTTTGATAGCATATTGAAGTGGGCAGTCATCCCATTTAAAAACTTAAACTATTAAAGATCCACACTTTTATTTACTGTGTGTACATGTGCGTGCGTGCGTATGTTTCGATCTCCTTAGGTTCGTACAACgagtatgattttttttttgtatactGCTGTAATAGTAACATTCTCTTGCTATTACAGCACAATTCGAGGAGGAGAAGAAGGGATTGGGCAATTCGAGGAACTTGTGCTACATGTTAAAACTAGAATAGCGTAACATTTCTTAGAAACACTAGGATCAAATAATTTAAGATATTAATTCTACTTTGGATATTGATTctacaattaatataaaattatgttTTCATAAACTACATTGAAAATACTAAATCACAATCTTTCATAATCACATCAACTTTTAGAAGTGGGAGAAAATGTAGTTAATTATAAGAAGTTTGACTACTAATTAAGCTTCACTTGTTCAAACTCAAATGAGGGACTAGGGATCAATGATCAATTTTTAGGTTTCATTATACTCGGCTACATGGATTATATTGGTGGTTTGTTTTTGAAGCTATACGACTTTTTCCAATACAGAGGAAAATATTATTTGACAGGTGGTTAATGTCAATATCTCGATATATATTTCAAGTACCATGATATATTGGGAAACATATAAGTGGAAACTAATGACTTCTAGTTAATTAATCGAAGCGATGTTGGCCTTATCATGTGAGTCATAGTTCATTTTTGCGGTTTCACCCAAAAATCTTTAGACTTATATGGTCATTAcgttcaatatatatatacactcctAAAAGTTGCAATTTGACCATCCTCTTATTCAATCAATGTTGTTTTATTTGacatttagtttagggtttattttttgtgtatttaTTTCGTATTTTATGTTGAAGATGTACATTTATTGTTTCTATTGCAGCATTGGAAGTCTAGCAAGGAATTATGAAGAAGATGGCGTGCAGAATGTGACATTGGTTTACTCGATATTCACAGGATCTGATAATGGGTTAAGAATAAAATCTTGGGCAAGATCCAGCACTGGTTTTGTCACCAACATTAATTACCGCAACATAGTCATGAAGTACGTTGACAATCCAATCATCATTGATCAGAATTACTGCCCCAACAACCAAGATTGCCCTGGCGAGGTAAATATTCTTCGAACGAACAGAAAAAAATGGGTGTTTTCTTTGCTTTCCTTTCGAGAAGAGTTTTACACGATATTAGGGCATATTTTGATATATCAATATTGAGCTGATTGAGTACTTTTTTAACCTGTTGTTCAATTTGTTTATTGGTTTCCTCTGTAGAAATATTGTCTTCTAACTGCTATAGAGGTAATGATGAATCTAAGTTACGTTGTtatgttattatttattgtttgGTTAATTGCAGACTTCTGGTGTAAAGATTAGTCAAGTAACGTATGAAAATATACAAGGGACGTCAACAACTCCAGTAGCTATGAAGTTTGACTGCAGTCCCAGCAATCCATGCGAAGGAATCCAGATAAAAGACATAAAGCTCACTCATATGAACAAAAAGGCACAATCTTTTTGCAAGAATGTTCGAGGAAGTAAAAGAGGAGTCATTTTGCCTGACAGTTGTATATGAATACACTTCTACTTTTGATGTGTGTACGTTAGGGGAGGAAGGTGCCCCTTCTTTTTAACAAGCAAGTGTTATTACCAATAGAAAGAAGGCTTACTTGGTCTACTCCAATAAAGTTGTACATATATACCTTACAACAGCAATAATatgttttacttttaaaattatgtaAAAAAATGTATTTTCAATATCCTCTGACGCAGATTCTATTGGGAATAAATccccacagaaataatatttacggtaataaaagcagaataataatgtagcaccgagatacgacaattaacaagaataaaagagtaaaatTGATACcaaaatttttacgtggaaaaacccttctaataagggaaaaaaccatggccccgagaggagcaactgatatcactatagtaaggaattttacactttgtaggttcgagtaaaatactccaaagaccactacaacactcaaaagaaataaccctcttttgatattcccacctcactataATATCACttactctctatttttctcacagactattttcttataccatGTCTGTGAAACcccactctttctttctctgtttgtTAGTGTAATTCAAATGGCTCAGAAGCTCTCTATTTATAGAGATTCTATAAATGTCATCAGTGAcatcaaaagaaaggaaaaaaaagatttCAAAGGATGACTTTTAAACAATTCAAAAACAACGGTGGCTGCCATTTTAGAaaaagaagacaaaggaagaaagTTATCTTCCTTTATTTATGGGCTGGTCCCcacaaatctccccctccagtcccaTTCACCCGAAGGAGGTAACACCGGAGGTTCTAGTTTGAGTgtatgccgacaagttctttgcatagctcaaacttgtctcttggtaccacttTGGCTAGCATATCCGAAAGATTCTCACTTGTATGGATCTTCTTTACCTGCATAGACCTATCCTCTATCCTTTCTCGAATTCAATGATATCTCACGTCGATATTCTTCATCCTTGCATGATACATGGTGTTTTTGctcaggtctattgcactttgactgccacaatagacgacatactccttctgatgcaatccaagctcttgaaggaaccgtttGAGCCATACCATCTCTTTGCTAGCTTCAGTAGTAGCAATATACTCCGCTTCAGTGTAGagagtgcaacacacttctgcaacctcgactgccatgatatagctccccctgaaaatgtaaacaaatatccagtagtgaaTTTTCTAttatcaatgtcacctgccatatcagcatctgtatagcccttcaagattggatccgatactccaaagcacaaacaatctcctgtggtacctcttaggtacctgagtatccacttgactgcttcccaatattcttttccaggattttcaagaaacatgcttacaacaccaactgcatgagcaatatcaggtctagtacataccattgcatacatcaagcttccgactgctgaagaataaggaactctagccatgttccctttctcctcctctgttgtaggacacatctttttgctcaactttagatgactagcaagagatgtgctgactggcttagcattcttcatgttgaagcgttctagtacacgttcaatgtacttctcctaagatagccacaactttctacttgttctctctcgaactatcttcatccctaaaatttgttgtgctgggcccaagtccttcatatcaaatgacttgtaCAAATCTCTCTTCAACTTTGCGATcagccccttgtcttttcctacaattaacatgtcatccacatacaataacaatataataaagttattctcagaaaatcttttgaagtatacacatggatcagaataggtctttaggtatgcttgacttttcatgaatgcgtcaaacttcatgtaccactgccttggtgcttGCTTCAATCCAGAAAGagtcttattcaatttgcacaccatatGTTTCttttcagctacttcaaatccttccgtctgctccatataaatctcctcttccaaatctccatgaagaaatgcagttttcacgtccaactgctctacaagatctaggctagctgctaagctcaagattgttcgaatagaagtcattttgacaacaagtgagaaaatttcgtcaaaatcaatacctttcttctgctcgaagcctttaaccaccaatcgagctttgtatctgaccagcttgtcATTTCCatatttcttgagtttaaagacccatttgcatttgagtggtcttttaccctttggaagttcaaccagcttgtacatatcatttttctgtagagattctaTCTCTTCTTGCATgactttcatccactggttcttttatggatgggacaacacctccttaaaACTTTCTGTCTCCCCCttatcactgatgaggacatactctgtggaagggtacctgcatgactctacccttggcctatctgatctcctcagaggttgagatTGTTATTCttcctgagtggggtgctccacttcctcgataccttcatcaagttgctccacctgctcaataacctcaccaggttgctccccctgctcggcaaccttgtcggtcgtactttctgcacttgtgggattgttagaagtagaaggaatagtaacaaggttaggaattataccattcttcgccttttctgacatatcagcaacagttccaacttcactttctcggaaaactacatctctgcttctaatgaccttcttctttacaggatcccacaatctgtgcccgaactcttcatctccatatccgataaatatgcaaggaacaaatttatcatccagctttgttctctgctcttttggtacatgtgcaaaagatCTTCAActgaacaccttcagatgcgagtaggatacctccttgttggtccaaactctctctgggatgtcaaacgccaacagaattgatggactcctattgatcaggtaacatgctgtctgaactgcttcaccccagaatgacttaggcagtttaacAATTCTGAGCATGCTTTTCActttctccacaatggtgcggttcattcTCTCGGTTAcgccattgtgttgtggggttctaggaactgtcttttcatgtctgatcccatgacttgaacagtactcttcaaattcccttgaagtgtactcacctccattgtcacttcggagatgCTTTAGCTTTCGACtcgtctccctttctactagagcatgaaacttctagaaaacttgaaacacctgatctttggttttcaaaatataaacccataatttcgtgaagaatcatcaataaaagtaacaaaatatttgttaccacCCATTGATTCAATTTTCATTGGGCCACAAATAttagaatatactaaatcaagtatattaaattttctttcaaatgatgtctgaaatgagactctatgctgcttaccaaataaacagtagtcacaaggttttaccgttgtacctttggcatatgaaatgagtgatttctttgcaagaatctgcaatcccttctcgctcatatgacccattcttttgtgccacaaatctgcagaaatctcatcttgtgccgcgttcaattcaccttggcatattactgcatttgtcctgtacaacgtgccatgagcaactccctttgcaatcaccaatgatcccttagtgagtctccacttttgatttgtaaaatagttctcgtatccatctcggtctaaagcaattcctgAGATCAatttcatccgcaaatcaggtacatgccgcacatcctttagaaccaatgtgcatccgaaatttgtcttgatacaaatgtcaccaatccccgcaatctttaagtaacttgtgttacccattctcactgtgccgaaatcacctactacatatctgcaaaaaagatctcttatcggggtggcatggtaagatgtcgctgtgtcaaccacccattctgACTCTGTACCTGGAAGGTGCATGCATGGCgactgtgttgtcgtcattcttctggccactggtttcacctttgcccttccttgg
Above is a window of Nicotiana tabacum cultivar K326 chromosome 8, ASM71507v2, whole genome shotgun sequence DNA encoding:
- the LOC107779415 gene encoding polygalacturonase-like; this translates as MDNLIISCITVLLSSIFLFLQSNATSTFNVLSFGAKPNGQTDATQPFLKAWGAACSSVQPATIYVPRGRYLIKAATFRGPCKNRITVRNDGTLVAPLDYWAIGNSGYWLLFIQVNGISVIGGNLDAKGAAFWACRKSGNNCPVGARSITFNWANDVVISGLLSINSQLTHIVFNSCNNVMVRNVRIIAPDQSPNTDGIHVQSSTGVTIINSRIKTGDDCISIGPGTRNLWMENILCGPGHGVSIGSLARNYEEDGVQNVTLVYSIFTGSDNGLRIKSWARSSTGFVTNINYRNIVMKYVDNPIIIDQNYCPNNQDCPGETSGVKISQVTYENIQGTSTTPVAMKFDCSPSNPCEGIQIKDIKLTHMNKKAQSFCKNVRGSKRGVILPDSCI